A section of the Felis catus isolate Fca126 chromosome B2, F.catus_Fca126_mat1.0, whole genome shotgun sequence genome encodes:
- the PPIL6 gene encoding probable inactive peptidyl-prolyl cis-trans isomerase-like 6 isoform X1 — protein MASQLQRGPRPAPYCSKSPPEQPLQVKVVGLFKSSSFHIAKSAAESLKSNYPTKFEDPIIVPLQEFAWDQYLQEKKRELKNEIWEYSSYVMCFVNDQFLGDAFDLQKWAHKMWDVVDFKPPALYEALTVDYSAKFLRDTKHGFVFLDISIDFHPIGRLVFELYYDACPKTCRNFQVLCTGKAGYSQRGIKLHYMGSIFHRIVQNGWIQGGDIVAGKGDDGESIYGPTFEDENFSIPHDKRGVLGMVNKGRHSNGSQFYITLQPTPYLDRKYVAFGQLIEGTQVLQKLELVPTENERPKQRCMIVDSGDLYA, from the exons ATGGCTAGCCAGCTGCAGCGCGGGCCGAGGCCGGCCCCATACTGCTCCAAGTCACCGCCCGAGCAGCCGCTGCAGGTGAAGGTGGTGGGGCTCTTCAAAAGCTCCAGCTTTCACATCGCGAAGAGCGCTGCCGAG AGTCTGAAGAGTAATTATCCAACCAAATTTGAAGATCCTATAATAGTTCCTCTTCAAGAATTTGCATGGGATCAATAtctacaggagaaaaaaagg GAACTCAAGAATGAGATCTGGGAGTATTCTTCCTACGTGATGTGTTTTGTTAATGATCAGTTCCTGGGTGATGCATTTGATCTTCAGAAATGGGCTCACAAGATGTGGGATGTAGTTGATTTTAAGCCCCCTGCACTTTATGAGGCACTTACTGTGGATTATTCTGCTAAATTCCTAAGAGACACCAAG CATGGTTTTGTGTTCTTGGACATTTCTATTGATTTTCATCCAATTGGAAGGTTGGTTTTTGAG CTATACTATGATGCATGTCCCAAAACATGTAGAAACTTTCAGGTCTTGTGCACAGGAAAAGCAGGGTATTCTCAGCGTGGCATCAAGCTACATTACATGGGTTCAATTTTTCATCGAATAGTACAGAATGGTTGGATACAAGGAGGAG ATATAGTAGCTGGAAAAGGAGATGATGGCGAGTCAATTTATGGACCAACATTTGAAG ATGAAAACTTTTCAATTCCTCATGATAAGAGGGGAGTTCTTGGAATGGTCAACAAAGGCCGTCACAGCAATGGGTCACAATTCTACATCACACTACAACCAACGCCCTATCTAGACAGAAAATATGTGGCTTTTGG GCAATTGATTGAAGGAACACAAGTTCTTCAAAAACTAGAATTGGTTCCAACAGAGAATGAAAGACCAAAACAACGCTGTATGATTGTTGACAGTGGAGATCTTTATGCCTga
- the PPIL6 gene encoding probable inactive peptidyl-prolyl cis-trans isomerase-like 6 isoform X5: MASQLQRGPRPAPYCSKSPPEQPLQVKVVGLFKSSSFHIAKSAAESLKSNYPTKFEDPIIVPLQEFAWDQYLQEKKRELKNEIWEYSSYVMCFVNDQFLGDAFDLQKWAHKMWDVVDFKPPALYEALTVDYSAKFLRDTKHGFVFLDISIDFHPIGRLVFELYYDACPKTCRNFQVLCTGKAGYSQRGIKLHYMGSIFHRIVQNGWIQGGDQSFDFTQTRFLTNSTKLNFRGLLGGILLGTTRQQFKNNWLSV, from the exons ATGGCTAGCCAGCTGCAGCGCGGGCCGAGGCCGGCCCCATACTGCTCCAAGTCACCGCCCGAGCAGCCGCTGCAGGTGAAGGTGGTGGGGCTCTTCAAAAGCTCCAGCTTTCACATCGCGAAGAGCGCTGCCGAG AGTCTGAAGAGTAATTATCCAACCAAATTTGAAGATCCTATAATAGTTCCTCTTCAAGAATTTGCATGGGATCAATAtctacaggagaaaaaaagg GAACTCAAGAATGAGATCTGGGAGTATTCTTCCTACGTGATGTGTTTTGTTAATGATCAGTTCCTGGGTGATGCATTTGATCTTCAGAAATGGGCTCACAAGATGTGGGATGTAGTTGATTTTAAGCCCCCTGCACTTTATGAGGCACTTACTGTGGATTATTCTGCTAAATTCCTAAGAGACACCAAG CATGGTTTTGTGTTCTTGGACATTTCTATTGATTTTCATCCAATTGGAAGGTTGGTTTTTGAG CTATACTATGATGCATGTCCCAAAACATGTAGAAACTTTCAGGTCTTGTGCACAGGAAAAGCAGGGTATTCTCAGCGTGGCATCAAGCTACATTACATGGGTTCAATTTTTCATCGAATAGTACAGAATGGTTGGATACAAGGAGGAG atCAATCCTTTGACTTCACACAGACTAGGTTTCTGACTAACAGCACAAAATTAAATTTTCGAGGCCTTTTGGGAGGTATCCTTTTGGGAACAACCAggcagcaatttaaaaataattggctTAGTGTGTAA
- the PPIL6 gene encoding probable inactive peptidyl-prolyl cis-trans isomerase-like 6 isoform X4, translating to MASQLQRGPRPAPYCSKSPPEQPLQVKVVGLFKSSSFHIAKSAAESLKSNYPTKFEDPIIVPLQEFAWDQYLQEKKRELKNEIWEYSSYVMCFVNDQFLGDAFDLQKWAHKMWDVVDFKPPALYEALTVDYSAKFLRDTKHGFVFLDISIDFHPIGRLVFELYYDACPKTCRNFQVLCTGKAGYSQRGIKLHYMGSIFHRIVQNGWIQGGDIVAGKGDDGESIYGPTFEAAVRSPRLLFGGRGSDNVGLLSSRRRIS from the exons ATGGCTAGCCAGCTGCAGCGCGGGCCGAGGCCGGCCCCATACTGCTCCAAGTCACCGCCCGAGCAGCCGCTGCAGGTGAAGGTGGTGGGGCTCTTCAAAAGCTCCAGCTTTCACATCGCGAAGAGCGCTGCCGAG AGTCTGAAGAGTAATTATCCAACCAAATTTGAAGATCCTATAATAGTTCCTCTTCAAGAATTTGCATGGGATCAATAtctacaggagaaaaaaagg GAACTCAAGAATGAGATCTGGGAGTATTCTTCCTACGTGATGTGTTTTGTTAATGATCAGTTCCTGGGTGATGCATTTGATCTTCAGAAATGGGCTCACAAGATGTGGGATGTAGTTGATTTTAAGCCCCCTGCACTTTATGAGGCACTTACTGTGGATTATTCTGCTAAATTCCTAAGAGACACCAAG CATGGTTTTGTGTTCTTGGACATTTCTATTGATTTTCATCCAATTGGAAGGTTGGTTTTTGAG CTATACTATGATGCATGTCCCAAAACATGTAGAAACTTTCAGGTCTTGTGCACAGGAAAAGCAGGGTATTCTCAGCGTGGCATCAAGCTACATTACATGGGTTCAATTTTTCATCGAATAGTACAGAATGGTTGGATACAAGGAGGAG ATATAGTAGCTGGAAAAGGAGATGATGGCGAGTCAATTTATGGACCAACATTTGAAG CTGCTGTCAGATCACCCAGACTCCTGTTTGGAGGCAGAGGCTCAGACAACGTGGGCCTTCTGTCCAGCAGGAGACGGATCTCTTAG
- the SMPD2 gene encoding sphingomyelin phosphodiesterase 2: protein MKPNFSLRLRIFNLNCWGIPYLSKHRGDRVKRLGDFLNMESFDLALLEEVWSEQDFQYLRQKLLPTYPASHYFRSGVIGSGLCVFSKHPIQEITQHVYTLNGYPYMIHHGDWFCGKAVGLLVLHLSGLVLNVYVTHLHAEYNRQKDIYLAHRVAQAWELAQFIHHTSKKADVVLLCGDLNLHPKDLGCRLLKEWTGLHDAYLETRDFKGSEEGCTMVPENCYVNQRELQPFPFGIRIDYVLYKAVSGFYISCKTLRTTTGRDPHSGTPLSDHEALMATLCVRHSPPQHTPSPTHGGPAERSRLISVLKEAWAELDLGMAQARWWATFAGYVIGLGLLLLALLCALAAGGGVREVAIMLWAPSVGLLLGAGAVYLFHMQEAKGLSRARAELQHMLGRAREAHDLDPESQAALFLGQQEGDRSEEQ, encoded by the exons ATGAAGCCCAACTTCTCTCTGCGACTGAGGATCTTTAACCTCAATTGTTG GGGCATTCCCTACCTGAGCAAGCACCGGGGTGACCGCGTGAAGCGCCTGGGAGACTTTCTAAACATGGAAAGCTTCGACCTAGCTCTCCTGgaagag GTGTGGAGTGAGCAGGACTTCCAGTACCTGAGACAGAAGCTGTTGCCTACCTACCCCGCCTCACACTACTTCAGGAG TGGCGTCATTGGCAGTGGCCTCTGCGTCTTCTCCAAACATCCAATTCAGGAAATCACCCAGCACGTCTACACCCTCAATGGGTACCCCTACATG ATCCATCATGGAGACTGGTTCTGTGGGAAGGCTGTGGGTCTGCTGGTGCTTCATCTAAGTGGATTGGTACTCAATGTCTACGTGACCCAT CTCCATGCCGAGTACAATCGACAGAAGGACATCTACCTAGCACATCGTGTGGCCCAAGCTTGGGAACTGGCCCAGTTCATCCA CCACACATCCAAGAAGGCCGATGTGGTTCTATTGTGTGGGGACCTTAACTTGCACCCGAAGGACCTGGGCTGCCGCCTGCTGAAGGAGTGGACAGGGCTGCATGATGCCTACCTTGAGACCCGGGACTTCAAG GGCTCTGAAGAAGGCTGTACGATGGTACCTGAGAACTGCTACGTTAATCAGAGGGAGTTACAGCCATTTCCCTTTGGCATCCGCATTGACTATGTGCTATATAAG GCAGTTTCTGGGTTCTACATCTCCTGTAAGACTCTGAGAACCACCACTGGCCGTGATCCTCACAGTGGCACCCCCCTCTCTGATCACGAGGCCCTGATGGCTACTCTCTGTGTGAGACACAGCCCCCCCCAGCACACCCCCAGCCCTACTCACGGTG GACCAGCAGAAAGGTCGCGGTTGATCAGTGTGCTAAAGGAGGCCTGGGCAGAGCTGGACCTTGGCATGGCTCAAGCTCGCTGGTGGGCCACCTTCGCCGGCTACGTGATCGGTCTAGGGCTGCTCCTTCTGGCGTTGCTGTGTGCTCTGGCAGCcgggggaggggtcagggaggTTGCCATAATGCTCTGGGCTCCCAGTGTAGGACTGCTGTTGGGGGCAGGTGCAGTCTATCTCTTCCACATGCAGGAGGCCAAGGGCTTATCTAGGGCCCGGGCTGAGCTCCAGCATATGCTGGGAAGGGCAAGGGAGGCCCACGACCTGGACCCAGAGTCTCAGGCAGCCCTGTTCCTGGGACAGCAGGAGGGGGACAGATCTGAGGAACAATAA
- the PPIL6 gene encoding probable inactive peptidyl-prolyl cis-trans isomerase-like 6 isoform X2, which yields MASQLQRGPRPAPYCSKSPPEQPLQVKVVGLFKSSSFHIAKSAAESLKSNYPTKFEDPIIVPLQEFAWDQYLQEKKRELKNEIWEYSSYVMCFVNDQFLGDAFDLQKWAHKMWDVVDFKPPALYEALTVDYSAKFLRDTKHGFVFLDISIDFHPIGRLVFELYYDACPKTCRNFQVLCTGKAGYSQRGIKLHYMGSIFHRIVQNGWIQGGDENFSIPHDKRGVLGMVNKGRHSNGSQFYITLQPTPYLDRKYVAFGQLIEGTQVLQKLELVPTENERPKQRCMIVDSGDLYA from the exons ATGGCTAGCCAGCTGCAGCGCGGGCCGAGGCCGGCCCCATACTGCTCCAAGTCACCGCCCGAGCAGCCGCTGCAGGTGAAGGTGGTGGGGCTCTTCAAAAGCTCCAGCTTTCACATCGCGAAGAGCGCTGCCGAG AGTCTGAAGAGTAATTATCCAACCAAATTTGAAGATCCTATAATAGTTCCTCTTCAAGAATTTGCATGGGATCAATAtctacaggagaaaaaaagg GAACTCAAGAATGAGATCTGGGAGTATTCTTCCTACGTGATGTGTTTTGTTAATGATCAGTTCCTGGGTGATGCATTTGATCTTCAGAAATGGGCTCACAAGATGTGGGATGTAGTTGATTTTAAGCCCCCTGCACTTTATGAGGCACTTACTGTGGATTATTCTGCTAAATTCCTAAGAGACACCAAG CATGGTTTTGTGTTCTTGGACATTTCTATTGATTTTCATCCAATTGGAAGGTTGGTTTTTGAG CTATACTATGATGCATGTCCCAAAACATGTAGAAACTTTCAGGTCTTGTGCACAGGAAAAGCAGGGTATTCTCAGCGTGGCATCAAGCTACATTACATGGGTTCAATTTTTCATCGAATAGTACAGAATGGTTGGATACAAGGAGGAG ATGAAAACTTTTCAATTCCTCATGATAAGAGGGGAGTTCTTGGAATGGTCAACAAAGGCCGTCACAGCAATGGGTCACAATTCTACATCACACTACAACCAACGCCCTATCTAGACAGAAAATATGTGGCTTTTGG GCAATTGATTGAAGGAACACAAGTTCTTCAAAAACTAGAATTGGTTCCAACAGAGAATGAAAGACCAAAACAACGCTGTATGATTGTTGACAGTGGAGATCTTTATGCCTga
- the PPIL6 gene encoding probable inactive peptidyl-prolyl cis-trans isomerase-like 6 isoform X3, whose product MASQLQRGPRPAPYCSKSPPEQPLQVKVVGLFKSSSFHIAKSAAEELKNEIWEYSSYVMCFVNDQFLGDAFDLQKWAHKMWDVVDFKPPALYEALTVDYSAKFLRDTKHGFVFLDISIDFHPIGRLVFELYYDACPKTCRNFQVLCTGKAGYSQRGIKLHYMGSIFHRIVQNGWIQGGDIVAGKGDDGESIYGPTFEDENFSIPHDKRGVLGMVNKGRHSNGSQFYITLQPTPYLDRKYVAFGQLIEGTQVLQKLELVPTENERPKQRCMIVDSGDLYA is encoded by the exons ATGGCTAGCCAGCTGCAGCGCGGGCCGAGGCCGGCCCCATACTGCTCCAAGTCACCGCCCGAGCAGCCGCTGCAGGTGAAGGTGGTGGGGCTCTTCAAAAGCTCCAGCTTTCACATCGCGAAGAGCGCTGCCGAG GAACTCAAGAATGAGATCTGGGAGTATTCTTCCTACGTGATGTGTTTTGTTAATGATCAGTTCCTGGGTGATGCATTTGATCTTCAGAAATGGGCTCACAAGATGTGGGATGTAGTTGATTTTAAGCCCCCTGCACTTTATGAGGCACTTACTGTGGATTATTCTGCTAAATTCCTAAGAGACACCAAG CATGGTTTTGTGTTCTTGGACATTTCTATTGATTTTCATCCAATTGGAAGGTTGGTTTTTGAG CTATACTATGATGCATGTCCCAAAACATGTAGAAACTTTCAGGTCTTGTGCACAGGAAAAGCAGGGTATTCTCAGCGTGGCATCAAGCTACATTACATGGGTTCAATTTTTCATCGAATAGTACAGAATGGTTGGATACAAGGAGGAG ATATAGTAGCTGGAAAAGGAGATGATGGCGAGTCAATTTATGGACCAACATTTGAAG ATGAAAACTTTTCAATTCCTCATGATAAGAGGGGAGTTCTTGGAATGGTCAACAAAGGCCGTCACAGCAATGGGTCACAATTCTACATCACACTACAACCAACGCCCTATCTAGACAGAAAATATGTGGCTTTTGG GCAATTGATTGAAGGAACACAAGTTCTTCAAAAACTAGAATTGGTTCCAACAGAGAATGAAAGACCAAAACAACGCTGTATGATTGTTGACAGTGGAGATCTTTATGCCTga